One Castanea sativa cultivar Marrone di Chiusa Pesio chromosome 4, ASM4071231v1 DNA window includes the following coding sequences:
- the LOC142630969 gene encoding transmembrane 9 superfamily member 3-like, producing MEKSVAVVVLLMVLLGADQVRSSASDHRYKEGEAVPLYANKVGPFHNPSETYRYFDLPFCSPENVKEKKEALGEVLNGDRLVSAPYKLDFRIEKDSELVCKKTLSKEEVARFRDAVNKDYYFQMYYDDLPLWGFIGKVEKEGRDPSDYRYSLYKHIQFNIFYNKDRVIEINVQTDARNVVDLTDDNKDSVDVDFLYTVKWKETSVPYEKRMDKYSQSSSLPHHLEIHWFSIINSCVTVLLLTGFLATILMRVLKNDFVKYAHDEETAEDQEETGWKYIHGDVFRYPKYKSIFAAALGSGTQLFTLTVFIFILALVGVFYPYNRGALFTALVVIYALTSGIAGYIATSFYCQLEGTNWVRNLMLTGCLFCGPLFLMFCFLNTVAIAYNATAALPFGTIVVIVLIWTLVTSPLLVLGGIAGKNSKAEFQAPVRTTKYPREIPPLPWYRGTIPQMAMAGFLPFSAIYIELYYIFASVWGHRIYTIYSILFIVFIILLIVTAFITVALTYFQLAAEDHEWWWRSFLCGGSTGIFIYAYCLYYYYARSDMSGFMQTSFFFGYMACICYGFFLMLGTVGFRAALLFVRHIYRSIKCE from the exons atggagAAGAGTGTGGCGGTGGTAGTGTTGTTAATGGTGCTGCTTGGTGCGGATCAGGTGAGGTCGAGTGCATCCGATCACCGTTACAAGGAAGGAGAAGCAGTGCCTCTCTATGCCAACAAGGTCGGCCCCTTTCACAATCCCAG TGAAACGTACCGGTATTTTGATCTCCCGTTCTGCTCTCCAGAAAAtgtgaaagagaaaaaggaagctCTTGGTGAAGTGCTAAATGGCGATCGTTTAGTGAGTGCTCCCTACAAACTTGATTTCCGAATTGAGAAAGATTCAGAGCTCGTTTGCAAGAAAACACTCTCAAAGGAAGAGGTGGCCCGTTTCCGAGATGCGGTTAACAAGGACTACTACTTTCAGATGTACTACGATGACTTACCACTTTGGGGTTTCATTGGCAAGGTCGAAAAAGAAGGCAGAGACCCAAGCGACTACAGATATTCTCTCTATAAGCACATTCAGTTTAACATCTTTTACAACAAAGACCGCGTCATTGAAATCAATGTTCAAACAGACGCACGCAACGTTGTCGACCTTACTGATGACAACAAAGACTCTGTTGACGTCGATTTTTTATATACTGTCAAATGGAAAGAAACAAGCGTCCCTTATGAGAAGAGGATGGATAAGTACTCGCAGTCTTCTTCTCTTCCTCATCATCTCGAGATCCATTGGTTCTCCATCATAAATTCATGTGTCACTGTGCTTCTTCTAACTGGCTTTCTTGCCACCATTCTCATGCGAGtccttaaaaatgattttgttaa atatgcCCATGATGAGGAAACAGCTGAAGACCAGGAAGAGACTGGATGGAAATACATCCATGGAGATGTATTCAGGTATCCCAAATACAAGTCTATATTTGCAGCTGCCCTTGGTTCTGGTACCCAACTATTTACCCT TACGGTATTCATTTTTATACTAGCACTTGTTGGTGTATTTTATCCATACAACCGAGGAGCTCTTTTTACTGCACTGGTTGTCATATATGCTCTCACATCAGGAATTGCGGGCTATATTGCAACCTCCTTTTACTGTCAGCTAGAGGGAACAAACTGG GTTAGGAATCTAATGTTGACGGGATGCCTCTTTTGCGGACCCCTGTTTCTTATGTTCTGCTTCCTGAATACTGTAGCAATTGCTTATAATGCCACTGCTGCTCTCCCATTTGGCACAATTGTGGTGATAGTTCTTATATGGACACTTGTAACATCACCTCTGCTGGTGTTGGGTGGGATTGCTGGGAAGAATAGTAAGGCTGAATTCCAAGCTCCTGTCCGCACCACCAAGTATCCCAGAGAGATTCCACCTTTGCCATGGTACCGGGGAACGATTCCGCAAATGGCAATGGCAGGCTTTCTGCCTTTCAGTGCTATATACATTGAACTTTACTACATATTTGCCAGTGTATGGGGTCACAGGATTTATACCATATACAGCATCTTGTTTATTGTCTTCATCATTCTCCTGATAGTTACTGCTTTCATTACTGTGGCACTGACATACTTTCAACTTGCTGCTGAGGACCATGAATGGTGGTGGAG ATCTTTTCTATGTGGTGGATCAACTGGCATCTTTATCTATGCCTATTGCCTGTACTACTACTATGCACGCTCAGATATGTCCGGGTTTATGCAAACCTCATTTTTCTTTGGTTACATGGCTTGCATCTGCTATGGTTTCTTCCTCATGCTTGGAACTGTAGGTTTCCGTGCAGCTTTACTATTTGTGCGTCACATTTATCGATCCATCAAGTGTGAGTAG
- the LOC142632174 gene encoding uncharacterized protein LOC142632174 isoform X1 — translation MTSATAAAALPLHLSLASALPITTTPKLAAHSVVVVGRTNGLRLVGCCAYAAISRKGQGQDAFDPELRSVLELATDSELYELERILFGPSYFSPLLKSITSRADVDHAMIEEDLEERQDFIAALESRFLFLASDARSTLRGWRPSYRSVLLEVRKKLNIRCSSKLSTEDLEVEIFLHLLQEYSSEESRTFLSLGDLSKTSNDQGSLEFGLSRWKLHALSAMKELRSMMLRGGGMFTLAKIYEVLARRLSGKVFLEAANYQMKKEFIKKGGQLVAINLESRAALLAAKQGFAGAASRYLGFRSVMALLGPMLWGTLLADIVIQMLGTDYARILRAIYAFAQVGMILILPSIHVDLHGISLVIIITR, via the exons ATGACTAGTGCAACAGCGGCAGCAGCTCTGCCACTCCATCTCTCCTTGGCTTCAGCATTACCAATCACAACAACCCCCAAACTAGCTGCACACTCAGTAGTG GTTGTTGGGCGTACAAATGGTCTAAGGCTTGTGGGTTGTTGTGCATATGCTGCTATTTCAAGAAAAGGGCAAGGGCAAG ATGCATTTGACCCTGAGCTTCGGTCAGTGCTTGAACTTGCCACCGACTCTGAGCTATACGAGCTTGAAAGAATCCTTTTTGGCCCCAG CTACTTCAGCCCTTTGCTAAAATCGATAACAAGCAGAGCGGACGTGGACCATGCCATGATTGAAGAAGATCTTGAAGAGCGGCAAGATTTTATTGCAGCGCTAGAGTCACGCTTTTTATTTCTTGCGTCTGATGCCCGGTCTACGTTAAG GGGATGGAGACCATCATATAGAAGTGTCTTGCTTGAAGTGAGAAAAAAGTTGAACATTCGATGCTCTAGCAAATTGTCCACTGAAGATCTTGAAGTagaaatttttcttcatctaTTGCAGGAATACTCAAG CGAGGAATCAAGAACTTTTCTGAGCTTAGGGGACCTCTCTAAGACATCCAATGATCAGGGCAGTCTAGAATTTGGACTTAGTCGATGGAAGCTGCATGCCCTTTCTGCTATGAAAGAGCTTCGGTCAATGATGTTGAGG GGTGGTGGTATGTTTACTTTGGCAAAGATTTATGAAGTG TTAGCAAGGAGATTATCTGGGAAGGTGTTCTTAGAAGCTGCCAACTATCAGATGAAAAAGGAATTCATTAAAAAG GGTGGACAATTAGTTGCTATTAATCTTGAGTCTAGAGCGGCGTTGCTTGCAGCAAAGCAG GGCTTTGCTGGTGCTGCATCAAGATATCTGGGTTTTAGAAGCGTGATGGCTTTACTTGGTCCAAT GCTTTGGGGAACATTATTGGCAGATATTGTCATTCAAATGCTTGGAACTGATTATGCTAGAATCTTGCGAGCAATTTATGCTTTTGCCCAG GTAGGTATGATATTGATTTTGCCATCAATCCATGTCGACTTACATGGTATTTCGTTAGTAATCATCATCACACGTTAG
- the LOC142632174 gene encoding uncharacterized protein LOC142632174 isoform X2, whose translation MTSATAAAALPLHLSLASALPITTTPKLAAHSVVVVGRTNGLRLVGCCAYAAISRKGQGQDAFDPELRSVLELATDSELYELERILFGPSYFSPLLKSITSRADVDHAMIEEDLEERQDFIAALESRFLFLASDARSTLRGWRPSYRSVLLEVRKKLNIRCSSKLSTEDLEVEIFLHLLQEYSSEESRTFLSLGDLSKTSNDQGSLEFGLSRWKLHALSAMKELRSMMLRGGGMFTLAKIYEVLARRLSGKVFLEAANYQMKKEFIKKGGQLVAINLESRAALLAAKQGFAGAASRYLGFRSVMALLGPMLWGTLLADIVIQMLGTDYARILRAIYAFAQIRITCTYRLPSSGD comes from the exons ATGACTAGTGCAACAGCGGCAGCAGCTCTGCCACTCCATCTCTCCTTGGCTTCAGCATTACCAATCACAACAACCCCCAAACTAGCTGCACACTCAGTAGTG GTTGTTGGGCGTACAAATGGTCTAAGGCTTGTGGGTTGTTGTGCATATGCTGCTATTTCAAGAAAAGGGCAAGGGCAAG ATGCATTTGACCCTGAGCTTCGGTCAGTGCTTGAACTTGCCACCGACTCTGAGCTATACGAGCTTGAAAGAATCCTTTTTGGCCCCAG CTACTTCAGCCCTTTGCTAAAATCGATAACAAGCAGAGCGGACGTGGACCATGCCATGATTGAAGAAGATCTTGAAGAGCGGCAAGATTTTATTGCAGCGCTAGAGTCACGCTTTTTATTTCTTGCGTCTGATGCCCGGTCTACGTTAAG GGGATGGAGACCATCATATAGAAGTGTCTTGCTTGAAGTGAGAAAAAAGTTGAACATTCGATGCTCTAGCAAATTGTCCACTGAAGATCTTGAAGTagaaatttttcttcatctaTTGCAGGAATACTCAAG CGAGGAATCAAGAACTTTTCTGAGCTTAGGGGACCTCTCTAAGACATCCAATGATCAGGGCAGTCTAGAATTTGGACTTAGTCGATGGAAGCTGCATGCCCTTTCTGCTATGAAAGAGCTTCGGTCAATGATGTTGAGG GGTGGTGGTATGTTTACTTTGGCAAAGATTTATGAAGTG TTAGCAAGGAGATTATCTGGGAAGGTGTTCTTAGAAGCTGCCAACTATCAGATGAAAAAGGAATTCATTAAAAAG GGTGGACAATTAGTTGCTATTAATCTTGAGTCTAGAGCGGCGTTGCTTGCAGCAAAGCAG GGCTTTGCTGGTGCTGCATCAAGATATCTGGGTTTTAGAAGCGTGATGGCTTTACTTGGTCCAAT GCTTTGGGGAACATTATTGGCAGATATTGTCATTCAAATGCTTGGAACTGATTATGCTAGAATCTTGCGAGCAATTTATGCTTTTGCCCAG ATCCGTATTACCTGCACATACAGATTACCATCTTCTGGTGATTGA